One genomic segment of Impatiens glandulifera chromosome 6, dImpGla2.1, whole genome shotgun sequence includes these proteins:
- the LOC124941548 gene encoding uncharacterized protein LOC124941548: MSCLNMLSNEQQQVLYGGPTMGPRISFSSDFTHDSKHENSYREPPVSSDFEFSISGNSMISADEVFFKGKLLPLKESCGKITTLKDELLLEDEDEEGDVFSIIPKSYGRWKERLGLRRGQNHINNIGSNKGGEEILNLSPFSLQDKKGVVRS; this comes from the coding sequence ATGTCTTGCTTAAACATGTTAAGCAATGAACAACAACAAGTCCTTTATGGAGGACCTACAATGGGTCCAAGAATCTCATTCTCAAGTGATTTTACTCACGATTCAAAACACGAAAACAGTTACAGGGAACCTCCTGTTTCATCAGATTTCGAGTTTTCCATATCGGGAAACTCGATGATCTCAGCTGATGAAGTCTTCTTTAAAGGAAAGTTATTGCCTTTAAAGGAGAGCTGTGGTAAGATTACAACTCTTAAGGATGAACTCTTACTCGAGGATGAGGATGAAGAAGGAGATGTTTTTTCGATAATTCCTAAGAGTTATGGAAGGTGGAAAGAAAGATTGGGTCTTAGGAGAGGTCagaatcatattaataatattggaTCTAACAAAGGTGGTGAGGAAATTCTTAATCTTTCTCCTTTTTCTCTTCAAGACAAAAAGGGAGTAGTCAGATCGTGA
- the LOC124941494 gene encoding autophagy-related protein 2 yields MFSWNIAKSAEGMFSRWAVKRLCKFLLKKKLGQFILGDIDLDQLDVQLGAGTIQLADLALNVDFLNDKLGDLAAVTIKEGSIASLLVTMPWKGKGCQIEIDELEVVIGPYRRDVTELLKPETCIANEGFKPTTSHNSGTHYHEKVSNASTMDVHEGVKAIAKMVKLLLTSFHVKVKKLIVAFDDSTETIEKHTDVSRTLILRVSDIECGTSISEDVNTEADNFLGLSQLTNFVKFEGAVLEFLHSEAILNPGSSFGERFSSCPSSAKTPVITGQRGVGFSGTLKLSMPWKNGTPDTRRVNADIYVDPLEIRFQPKSLAWLLDVWEVIKISGENNKGSSQINCAESVYFNALSASTFSGQTDRRMMQSCNKSYPSDSSFSVENVLNVLLSDSHVISDWVPLGFSESKNNGIVEEPDFEASFEQFFECVDELRSSQSALGNSGVWNWTCSVFSAINAASNLSSGSQYIPTDQQHVQTNLKVTISGISVILSLLDNDQQQSCGVNNHLKDIGSKVHYIAVKSRDIQIDLQVCPQQINVKATVEQVDVTDCFSYAKDPMNGDLNCYAENVESQISSIHQVQAAVQNALPLFSTSNQDAEMGKQRTSLDGESSSKCNSKSTCVCIYREDVVKVNLFKTLGVVQFKLNKKSSPDTESSTGSSSFSLKLPEFVLWVNFDLISLVLSLFSEVGEDVKKKRMRDCSTSNGVSCQQERERNSCPQLTKSTQERLRGHIFLPKARLILGFPVQNDGDFSSYISWNRFVVLDLTPPLSLLTEDFPIANPQKKYSLKTSQSLHLNMGNLEIYLISSAHDNLKQKFLPQKIISVTSENGRLSVVSILWQEGVVTGSWVTKRAKLLATSEDSRRSRNRFVGKGFEFTSVASVKNMENNNSHAREEIISSSSMFIHAKFPSITVKLNAFEYNDMHNLLHQLSKWIACIPHDQVGNGEEAGVDQSSVFVECDSAEVSICLSNIENVKGPIESELPGSWHSLKLQIKKFDLLSVSNVGGICDAKFLSIAHGEGNLWGSITGVSDQEFSLISCTKSTTGRGDGEGSNILTLKPAGTDIVFFWDPEGLHTYTCINVWCCTIVAIGGRLDWFDAIASFFHLPSPENEQSGDTTLSEEKYAQNKSCGSTFDLNLVDVGLSYEPYLKNFIVNNAHDCDSSFVEVDEETVQYFAGILAASSLKLSNKSLAACSNSVYKIRLQDLGLLICPISKHNNFGGSYSVENLRKLGYVKVAQEALLEASIRTNPSDCLVWEVECPESHIYVGTCHDTTFGLIRLAAQLQQIYAPDMEELMVHLQTRWNNVQQAQAANLNTVSSVSSSTQERSSCSDGKNEGNVTNWMDEIRDGAFDFNGQASIESNLETKSSESRSCDVSVSGSVPIINLETGQASVIQTSFPGLIEGYFLTELHSSPKVSNDNLSPHQTLNPRSCGIIKRDVEEISNGWYEDSSLMLVENHVSRANKEANPQQLGAGYPSHSNCKKLGSGSIKGRVSFKSINICWRMYGGSDWHVFREDAQNPPRISGRDKTVCLELALYGVDLQYDVYPEGGIHISRLLLSAKDCHLTDKSKDAPWKLVLGYYQKKGRPRESSSKAFKLELEAIRPDPLTPLEEYRTRVMLLPMRLHLHQSQLDFLINFFGGRSSSEQSSSATMGSDEFKMSRKSTSNLETDSFTKEALLPFVQKFDVWPILIRVDYIPHRLDLAALRGGKYVELVNLVPWKGVELQLKHVQSVGIYGWSSVCETVIGEWLEDISQNQIHKVLRGLPPIRSLVAVGSGTAKLVSLPLKNYRKDHRVLKGVQRGTIAFLRSVSLEAVGLGVHLAASAHDILLQAEYILSSIPPSAPWSVQSRTKTDPRSNQPKDARQGIQQAYESISDGLGKSASALVQNPVKQYQRGAGVGSALVTAVQAAPAAAIAPASATARAVHCALLGMRNSLDPEHKKESLEKYMGCTQPWEHITGDMEQ; encoded by the exons ATGTTTTCCTGGAACATCGCCAAGTCGGCGGAGGGGATGTTCTCTCGTTGGGCTGTCAAGAGACTCTGCAAGTTTCTTCTCAAGAAGAAATTGGGACAATTCATTCTCGGTGACATTGATCTTGACCAGCTTGATGTTCAACTTGGCGCTGGTACCATTCAGCTAGCTGATCTTGCTCTCAATGTCGACTTTCTTAATGATAAG TTAGGTGATTTAGCTGCTGTTACTATTAAAGAGGGTTCTATTGCTTCTCTATTGGTTACAATGCCTTGGAAAGGTAAAGGATGTCAAATTGAGATAGATGAACTGGAAGTTGTGATTGGTCCTTATCGGAGAGATGTAACTGAACTTTTAAAACCCGAGACATGTATTGCGAACGAAGGCTTTAAACCCACGACAAGTCACAATTCCGGAACACATTATCATGAAAAAGTGTCCAATGCTTCTACTATGGACGTGCACGAAGGAGTTAAAGCCATTGCTAAAATGGTGAAATTGTTGCTGACTAGCTTCCACGTgaaagttaaaaagttgattGTTGCTTTTGATGATTCCACGGAAACAATTGAAAAACATACAGATGTCTCCAGAACGTTGATTCTACGAGTTTCTGATATAGAGTGCGGGACATCTATTTCAGAAGATGTTAATACTGAAGCTGATAATTTCCTTGGTTTAAGCCAATTGACAAATTTCGTAAAATTTGAAGGAGCTGTTCTTGAATTTCTGCATTCGGAGGCTATTCTAAATCCTGGATCTAGTTTTGGTGAAAGGTTTTCTTCATGTCCTAGTAGTGCTAAGACTCCTGTTATTACTGGACAAAGAGGAGTTGGATTTTCTGGAACCCTAAAACTGAGCATGCCATGGAAGAACGGTACACCTGATACTCGCAGAGTGAATGCTGATATATATGTTGATCCTTTAGAGATAAGATTCCAACCGAAGTCCTTGGCTTGGTTATTGGATGTGTGGGAAGTTATTAAAATTTCTGGCGAGAACAACAAGGGTTCCTCACAGATCAATTGTGCAGAGTCGGTTTATTTCAATGCACTCTCTGCATCAACTTTCTCTGGTCAGACAGATAGAAGGATGATGCAGTCATGCAACAAAAGTTATCCCTCTGATTCTTCTTTCAGCGTTGAGAATGTATTAAATGTACTACTTTCAGATTCGCACGTTATATCAGACTGGGTGCCATTAGGTTTCAGTGAAAGCAAGAATAACGGAATTGTTGAAGAACCAGATTTTGAGGCCAG TTTTGAACAATTTTTCGAATGTGTTGATGAGTTAAGAAGTTCTCAATCAGCATTAGGAAACAGTGGAGTGTGGAATTGGACTTGCTCAGTTTTTAGTGCAATCAATGCTGCATCTAACCTCTCTTCGGGGTCCCAATACATTCCTACAG ATCAGCAACATGTGCAAACCAATCTTAAAGTCACAATATCTGGGATATCTGTAATTCTTTCCCTCCTTGATAATGACCAGCAGCAATCATGTGGTGTGAACAATCATCTGAAGGACATTGGCTCAAAAGTTCACTATATAGCTGTAAAGAGTCGAGATATACAAATTGACTTGCAG GTATGTCCACAACAAATTAACGTTAAAGCAACAGTGGAGCAAGTGGATGTCACTGACTGCTTTAGTTATGCGAAAGATCCTATGAATGGTGACTTGAACTGTTATGCGGAAAATGTTGAGAGTCAGATATCTTCTATCCATCAAGTTCAAGCTGCAGTTCAGAATGCCCTCCCTCTGTTTTCAACATCTAATCAAGATGCTGAAATGGGCAAGCAAAGAACATCACTCGATGGTGAATCTTCCAGCAAATGCAACTCAAAATCAACTTGTGTATGCATTTACAGAGAGGATGTTGTAAAAGTTAACTTGTTTAAAACCTTGGGTGTTGTTCAATTCAAGCTTAATAAGAAATCAAGTCCCGATACTGAAAGTTCTACGGGATCATCATCTTTTTCATTGAAGCTTCCAGAGTTCGTTTTATGGGTGAACTTCGATCTGATAAGTTTGGTTCTGAGCCTTTTTAGCGAAGTTGGGGAAGAcgtaaaaaagaaaagaatgagAGATTGTTCCACGTCTAATGGTGTTTCATGTCAACAAGAAAGAGAAAGGAACTCTTGTCCTCAACTGACAAAATCTACACAAGAAAGATTAAGAGGTCATATTTTCCTACCTAAAGCAAGGCTGATATTAGGTTTCCCTGTTCAGAATGATGGAGATTTTAGTAGCTACATTTCCTGGAATAGATTTGTTGTCCTTGACCTTACCCCACCATTGAGTTTGCTTACAGAGGACTTTCCGATAGCAAATCCTCAAAagaaatattcattaaaaaccTCACAGTCCTTGCATTTGAACATGGGCAACCTTGAAATTTATCTAATTTCCTCTGCCCATGACAATTTGAAGCAGAAATTTCTTCCACAAAAGATCATATCTGTCACTAGTGAAAATGGCCGGCTTTCTGTTGTTTCCATTCTCTGGCAGGAGGGTGTTGTTACTGGATCTTGGGTAACAAAAAGGGCCAAGCTTCTGGCCACTTCAGAAGACTCAAGGAGGAGTAGAAATAGGTTTGTGGGAAAAGGTTTTGAGTTTACATCTGTTGCCAGTGttaaaaatatggaaaataaCAATAGTCATGCACGAGAAGAAATAATTTCAAGTTCTTCAATGTTCATTCATGCTAAGTTTCCTTCCATTACAGTAAAACTGAATGCTTTTGAGTACAATGACATGCACAATCTTTTACATCAATTGAGTAAATGGATTGCATGCATACCGCATGATCAGGTTGGCAATGGAGAAGAAGCTGGTGTTGATCAATCATCTGTCTTTGTGGAGTGTGATTCTGCCGAAGTTTCTATCTGCTTGAGCAATATAGAGAATGTGAAAGGTCCAATTGAAAGTGAACTTCCTGGATCCTGGCATAGTTTAAAACTGCAAATCAAAAAATTTGATTTGCTTTCAGTTTCAAATGTTGGAGGAATTTGTGATGCCAAATTTCTTTCGATTGCACATGGTGAAGGTAATTTATGGGGTTCCATAACTGGAGTCTCTGACCAAGAATTTTCCCTGATCTCATGTACCAAATCGACAACAGGGCGTGGTGATGGAGAAGGGTCTAATATACTCACTTTAAAGCCTGCTGGTACAGACATTGTTTTCTTTTGGGATCCTGAAGGTCTTCATACGTATACATGCATAAATGTGTGGTGCTGCACCATCGTGGCCATAGGTGGTCGCTTGGATTGGTTTGATGCAATTGCATCATTTTTTCATTTGCCTTCTCCTGAAAATGAACAGTCGGGTGATACTACTTTGTCAGAAGAGAAATATGCCCAAAACAAATCTTGTGGATCGACTTTTGATCTTAACTTGGTGGATGTTGGTCTGAGTTACGAACCTTATTTGAAGAACTTCATAGTGAACAATGCTCATGATTGTGACTCTAGCTTTGTGGAAGTGGATGAAGAAACTGTGCAATATTTTGCTGGTATTCTGGCAGCTTCTTCCTTGAAACTTTCCAATAAATCCCTCGCAGCATGTTCTAACAGTGTATACAAAATTAGACTGCAAGATCTAGGATTACTTATCTGTCCCATTTCTAAGCACAACAACTTTGGTGGCTCATATAGTGTAGAAAATCTCCGGAAGCTAGGTTATGTTAAAGTCGCTCAAGAAGCATTGCTTGAAGCGAGTATAAGGACAAATCCCAGTGATTGCCTTGTCTGGGAAGTAGAATGCCCAGAGTCTCACATTTATGTGGGTACTTGTCATGATACTACTTTTGGGCTCATTCGTCTGGCTGCTCAACTCCAACAAATATACGCTCCTGATATGGAGGAATTGATGGTCCACTTGCAAACTAGGTGGAACAATGTCCAACAGGCACAAGCAGCTAACTTGAATACTGTATCTTCTGTATCATCATCTACCCAAGAACGCAGTTCATGTTCAGACGggaaaaatgaaggaaatgtTACTAATTGGATGGACGAAATACGTGATGGTGCATTTGACTTCAATGGCCAAGCTAGCATCGAGTCTAATTTGGAGACGAAAAGCTCTGAGAGTCGCTCCTGTGATGTATCAGTTTCTGGTTCAGTGCCTATCATCAATTTGGAGACAGGCCAGGCATCAGTTATACAAACAAGCTTTCCAGGTTTAATAGAAGGCTATTTCTTAACTGAGTTACACTCTTCACCAAAAGTATCCAATGATAACTTATCTCCCCATCAAACGTTGAACCCCAGATCCTGTGGTATTATAAAGAGAGATGTTGAAGAAATAAGCAATGGATGGTATGAGGATTCCTCCTTAATGCTTGTAGAAAACCATGTTTCTCGTGCCAACAAGGAAGCTAATCCCCAACAACTTGGAGCTGGGTATCCTAGTCATAGTAACTGCAAGAAATTGGGTTCTGGAAGTATCAAAGGACGTGTAagttttaaaagtattaatatttgCTGGAGAATGTATGGTGGATCTGATTGGCATGTGTTTCGGGAAGATGCCCAAAATCCTCCCAGAATTTCTGGAAGAGATAAGACTGTCTGCCTGGAACTTGCATTATATGGAGTAGATTTGCAGTATGATGTTTACCCTGAGGGTGGTATACACATTTCAAGGCTTCTGTTATCTGCAAAAGACTGTCATCTTACTGACAAAAGCAAAGACGCTCCCTGGAAACTG GTCCTAGGATATTATCAGAAGAAGGGTCGTCCAAGAGAATCCTCTTCAAAGGCATTCAAGCTCGAGTTGGAAGCTATCAGACCAGATCCTTTGACCCCTCTTGAAGAATACAG GACACGTGTGATGTTGCTTCCTATGCGTTTGCATCTTCACCAGAGCCAGCTTGATTTTCTTATAAACTTCTTTGGAGGAAGAAGCTCTTCTGAGCAGTCATCCTCTGCTACTATGGGGTctgatgaatttaaaatgtCAAGAAAGTCTACAAGTAACTTAGAGACTGATTCCTTCACCAAGGAGGCATTGCTTCCCTTTGTTCAG AAGTTCGATGTGTGGCCTATTCTTATTCGAGTTGACTATATACCCCATCGTCTAGACCTAGCAGCTCTAAGAGGAGGTAAATACGTGGAACTTGTCAACCTCGTTCCTTGGAAG GGAGTTGAATTACAGCTAAAGCATGTGCAATCTGTGGGCATATATGGATGGAGCAGTGTATGTGAAACCGTTATAGGGGAATGGTTAGAAGATATTTCCCAAAATCAG ATACATAAAGTTCTTCGAGGCCTTCCTCCCATTAGGTCATTGGTTGCCGTTGGCAGTGGTACTGCAAAGTTGGTTTCTTTGCCTTTGAAGAATTACAGGAAAGATCACAGAGTGCTCAAAGGAGTTCAAAGAG GTACAATTGCTTTCTTGAGAAGTGTTTCACTTGAAGCTGTTGGGCTTGGAGTACATTTGGCAGCAAGTGCTCATGATATCCTTCTCCAAGCTGAATACATTCTTTCAAGTATTCCACCGTCAGCACCGTGGTCTGTCCAAAGCAGAACAAAAACCGACCCGAGGTCCAACCAGCCTAAGGATGCCAGACAAGGAATTCAACAG GCTTACGAGAGTATAAGCGATGGGCTGGGAAAATCGGCTTCTGCTTTGGTGCAAAATCCTGTGAAGCAATACCAACGCGGTGCTGGAGTAGGTTCTGCTCTTGTAACTGCCGTTCAGGCTGCTCCAGCAGCTGCCATAGCTCCAGCTTCGGCAACTGCAAGAGCTGTACATTGTGCTCTCCTTGGCATGAGGAACAG TCTTGATCCTGAGCACAAGAAGGAATCATTAGAAAAATATATGGGCTGTACTCAGCCTTGGGAGCACATAACAG GGGATATGGAGCAATAG